Proteins encoded in a region of the Haloarcula sp. CBA1129 genome:
- a CDS encoding metal-dependent hydrolase: MPSLVVHYAFVGLLAATLLGAAFDKRSLLLSILVVTFPDVDAFIGLYWQAGHRAATTNLVIPAVLALLIAMDLYVREDSYIKGRWGAYGVRVSWFCVVVYAVGHVLLDLITGGANLFWPLYDQFYQLSGHLELSSQRGIVQTFVELPEPTTQGAAGGGSGGSGGSTTQSMGNSSEVQMSTGIDPNPGESEPENVDRVFPIARSGWELVVLVVGTLATAARLVIGHDLPEE, translated from the coding sequence ATGCCATCGCTGGTGGTTCACTACGCCTTTGTTGGGTTACTCGCTGCAACACTGCTGGGTGCTGCGTTCGATAAGCGGTCGCTTCTCCTGTCGATACTCGTCGTCACGTTCCCCGATGTCGACGCGTTCATCGGCCTCTACTGGCAGGCCGGCCACCGGGCCGCGACGACGAACCTCGTCATCCCGGCAGTGCTGGCGCTCCTTATCGCGATGGACCTGTACGTACGCGAGGACTCGTATATCAAGGGCCGCTGGGGGGCCTACGGTGTTCGAGTCAGTTGGTTCTGTGTCGTGGTGTATGCGGTGGGCCACGTTCTTCTGGACCTGATTACAGGCGGTGCGAACCTCTTCTGGCCGCTGTACGACCAGTTCTACCAGCTCAGCGGCCACCTCGAACTTTCGAGCCAGCGCGGGATCGTCCAGACGTTCGTCGAACTGCCTGAGCCGACCACTCAGGGCGCTGCCGGCGGTGGGAGCGGCGGAAGCGGCGGGTCGACCACACAGTCGATGGGCAACTCCAGCGAGGTACAGATGAGTACGGGTATCGACCCCAATCCCGGGGAGTCCGAGCCAGAGAACGTCGACCGCGTGTTCCCCATCGCCCGGAGCGGCTGGGAACTGGTCGTTCTCGTCGTTGGGACGCTTGCCACTGCCGCTCGCCTCGTCATCGGCCACGACCTCCCGGAGGAGTGA
- a CDS encoding protein sorting system archaetidylserine synthase (This PssA-like phosphatidyltransferase, along with a PssD-like decarboxylase, is required in Haloarchaea for the archaeosortase ArtA to replace the PGF-CTERM sorting signal with a C-terminal lipid anchor.) codes for MGFEVRRRLSVADTVTLCNAVVGFVAGAIAFTDLHMAARLILLAVIADAIDGIVARNGDSSAVGPLLDSVTDVVSFGATPSLFLYVLLTDAYGGIESAHPAVFVGITLLASAYVVCSIVRTAFYSTYFDSPDERPGMPNTLGSIIIATAYLSGITDPLVLSVGALGLSLAMIAPFDYPKPGPKTAVPMGVVQAVAVVAPTALFKAGPRAMLAIALLFFALGPWVYPGE; via the coding sequence ATGGGCTTCGAGGTACGCCGACGACTCAGTGTCGCCGACACGGTGACGTTGTGCAACGCCGTCGTCGGGTTCGTCGCCGGAGCCATCGCCTTCACCGACCTACACATGGCCGCTCGGCTCATTCTGCTGGCGGTCATCGCCGACGCAATCGACGGCATCGTCGCCCGGAACGGCGACAGTTCAGCGGTCGGCCCGCTGCTTGACTCCGTGACCGACGTGGTTTCGTTCGGTGCGACACCGAGTCTCTTTCTGTACGTACTGTTGACGGATGCCTACGGCGGTATCGAATCGGCCCATCCGGCCGTGTTCGTCGGTATAACGTTGCTCGCCTCCGCATACGTCGTCTGTTCCATCGTCCGGACGGCCTTTTACTCGACGTATTTCGATTCCCCCGACGAGCGGCCGGGGATGCCGAACACGCTGGGCAGTATCATCATCGCGACGGCCTATCTGAGCGGTATCACGGACCCGCTCGTGCTGAGCGTCGGCGCGCTCGGCCTCTCGCTGGCGATGATTGCGCCCTTCGACTACCCCAAGCCGGGGCCGAAAACCGCGGTTCCGATGGGTGTCGTGCAGGCGGTCGCCGTCGTCGCGCCAACGGCGTTGTTCAAGGCTGGGCCGCGGGCGATGCTCGCCATCGCGCTACTGTTCTTTGCGCTCGGACCGTGGGTCTACCCCGGAGAATAG
- a CDS encoding alpha/beta fold hydrolase translates to MKQVSHGGRVTAYRQTQAAASGPTALYIHGSGATHRVWGRQYEPSGPTQPAVALDLSGHGGSDDIETGAGTATLDAYADDVVAVGRETGADVLVGNSLGGAVAQWVALERDWSPEAMVLLGTGPELPVFDGLQEWLADDWDRAVEFLHERDRLFHDIDHEALARSREQMAVVGQAVTRRDFMTCHTFDVSDRLSEIDVPVLAVCGEHDKLTPRAYHETLASEIPDGEVSFVPDAAHLAMVEQAETFNDIMASFIEGAI, encoded by the coding sequence ATGAAACAGGTCAGCCACGGTGGGCGAGTCACAGCGTACAGACAGACGCAGGCTGCAGCTTCGGGCCCGACAGCGTTGTATATCCATGGCAGCGGCGCGACGCACCGCGTCTGGGGCCGCCAGTACGAACCGTCCGGGCCGACCCAGCCAGCCGTCGCGCTGGACCTGTCAGGTCACGGGGGCTCAGATGATATCGAGACTGGGGCTGGGACCGCGACGCTCGACGCCTACGCAGACGATGTGGTCGCTGTGGGGCGGGAGACGGGTGCGGATGTTCTGGTCGGCAATTCGCTGGGCGGGGCCGTCGCCCAGTGGGTCGCGCTGGAACGGGACTGGTCGCCCGAGGCGATGGTTTTGCTCGGAACCGGCCCCGAACTCCCAGTGTTCGACGGGCTACAGGAATGGCTCGCCGACGACTGGGACCGCGCCGTCGAGTTTCTGCACGAGCGGGACCGCCTGTTCCACGACATCGACCACGAGGCCCTTGCCCGCTCTCGCGAGCAGATGGCTGTGGTCGGGCAAGCGGTGACCCGCCGCGATTTCATGACCTGCCATACTTTCGACGTCAGCGACCGACTCAGCGAGATTGACGTGCCCGTGCTAGCTGTCTGTGGCGAGCACGACAAACTGACTCCGCGTGCGTATCACGAGACGCTGGCAAGCGAGATTCCAGACGGGGAGGTCTCGTTCGTCCCTGACGCTGCCCACCTTGCGATGGTCGAACAGGCCGAGACGTTCAACGACATCATGGCGTCGTTCATCGAGGGCGCGATCTGA
- a CDS encoding CDC48 family AAA ATPase: protein MRLTVKPLKQKDAGRGLAAIDRAAMDELELENGDYIVLEGQQDSRAVARVWPGYPEDEGKGIVRIDGQLRQEANVGIDDHADIEKADVNPATSVTVALPQNLRVRGNVGPMIRNNLSGQAVTQGQTVPVSFGLGPLSSMSGQKIPLKIAETEPSGTVVVTDSTDIQVSEMPAEQVHSGEGAPEASDTPDVTYEDIGGLDRELEQVREMIELPMRHPELFQQLGIEPPKGVLLHGPPGTGKTLMAKAVANEIDAYFTTISGPEIMSKYYGESEEQLREVFDEASENSPAIVFIDEIDSIAPKRGETQGDVERRVVAQLLSLMDGLEERGQVIVIGATNRVDAIDPALRRGGRFDREIEIGVPDKEGRKEILQVHTRGMPLSEEINIENYAENTHGFVGADLATLTKESAMNALRRIRPELDLESDEIDAEVLERLEISDTDFREAMKGIEPSALREVFVEVPDVTWDSVGGLEDTKERLRETIQWPLEYEDVFESMDLEAAKGVLMYGPPGTGKTLLAKAVANEAQSNFISVKGPELLNKFVGESEKGVREVFSKARENAPTVVFFDEIDSIAGERGGGTTDSGVGERVVSQLLTELDGIEDMENVVVVATTNRPDLIDDALLRPGRLDRHVHVPVPDEEARRAIFQVHTRDKPLADGVDLDDLASRTDGYVGADIEAVAREASMAATREFINSVDPEEIGDSVSNVRVTMDHFEHALKEVGPSVTEETRERYDEIEQRFDRAEPGVTDESTASRTFQ, encoded by the coding sequence ATGAGACTTACTGTCAAACCACTCAAACAGAAAGACGCCGGCCGTGGCCTCGCGGCAATCGACCGAGCCGCGATGGACGAACTCGAACTCGAGAACGGTGACTACATCGTTCTCGAGGGGCAACAGGACAGCCGCGCAGTCGCCCGGGTCTGGCCCGGCTACCCCGAGGACGAGGGGAAGGGCATCGTCCGTATCGACGGCCAGCTCCGACAGGAGGCCAACGTCGGTATCGACGACCACGCCGACATCGAGAAGGCCGACGTGAACCCCGCGACCTCGGTCACCGTTGCGCTGCCCCAGAATCTCCGGGTTCGGGGCAACGTCGGCCCGATGATTCGTAACAACCTCAGCGGGCAGGCCGTCACGCAAGGCCAGACCGTTCCGGTGAGCTTCGGGCTCGGACCGCTCTCCTCGATGTCCGGCCAGAAGATCCCGCTGAAGATAGCGGAGACCGAACCCTCCGGAACGGTCGTCGTGACCGACTCCACGGACATTCAGGTCAGCGAGATGCCCGCCGAGCAGGTCCACAGCGGTGAGGGCGCGCCCGAAGCGAGCGACACGCCCGACGTGACCTACGAGGACATCGGCGGCCTCGACCGCGAGCTCGAACAGGTCCGCGAGATGATCGAGCTGCCGATGCGCCACCCCGAACTGTTCCAGCAGCTCGGGATCGAACCGCCAAAGGGCGTCCTCCTGCACGGCCCGCCCGGCACCGGGAAGACGCTGATGGCGAAAGCCGTCGCAAACGAGATTGACGCGTACTTCACGACCATCTCCGGGCCGGAGATCATGTCGAAGTACTACGGCGAGAGCGAGGAGCAACTCCGTGAGGTCTTCGACGAAGCCTCGGAGAACTCTCCAGCCATCGTCTTCATCGACGAGATCGACTCCATCGCGCCCAAACGTGGCGAGACTCAAGGCGACGTGGAGCGCCGCGTCGTCGCCCAGCTACTCAGCCTGATGGACGGGCTCGAAGAGCGCGGGCAGGTCATCGTCATCGGCGCGACGAACCGCGTCGACGCCATCGATCCGGCACTGCGCCGCGGTGGCCGCTTCGACCGCGAAATCGAGATCGGTGTCCCGGACAAGGAGGGCCGCAAGGAAATCCTGCAGGTCCACACCCGCGGGATGCCTCTCTCCGAAGAGATCAACATCGAGAACTACGCCGAGAACACCCACGGCTTCGTCGGTGCGGACCTCGCGACCCTCACGAAAGAGAGCGCGATGAACGCGCTCCGACGCATCCGTCCCGAACTCGACCTCGAATCCGATGAGATCGACGCCGAGGTGCTGGAACGGCTGGAGATCAGCGACACGGACTTCCGCGAGGCGATGAAGGGCATCGAGCCCTCCGCGCTGCGGGAAGTCTTCGTCGAGGTCCCGGACGTTACTTGGGACTCCGTCGGTGGGCTCGAAGACACCAAGGAACGGCTCCGGGAGACCATCCAGTGGCCGCTGGAGTACGAGGACGTCTTCGAGTCGATGGACCTCGAAGCCGCGAAGGGCGTACTGATGTACGGCCCGCCCGGCACGGGGAAGACGCTGCTGGCGAAGGCCGTCGCCAACGAGGCCCAGTCCAACTTCATCTCCGTGAAGGGACCGGAGCTGCTGAACAAGTTCGTCGGTGAGTCCGAAAAGGGCGTCCGCGAAGTGTTCAGCAAGGCCCGCGAGAACGCCCCGACCGTGGTGTTCTTCGACGAGATCGACTCCATCGCCGGCGAACGTGGTGGTGGCACGACCGACTCCGGCGTCGGCGAACGCGTCGTCTCCCAGCTCCTGACGGAGCTTGACGGCATCGAGGACATGGAAAACGTCGTGGTCGTTGCGACCACGAACCGGCCGGACCTCATCGACGACGCGCTCCTGCGCCCCGGTCGCCTTGACAGGCACGTCCACGTGCCCGTCCCGGACGAGGAAGCTCGGCGCGCCATCTTCCAAGTCCACACCCGCGACAAGCCACTGGCCGACGGGGTCGACCTCGACGACTTGGCCAGCCGCACGGACGGCTACGTCGGCGCGGACATCGAAGCGGTCGCCCGCGAGGCGTCGATGGCCGCGACCCGGGAGTTCATCAACAGCGTGGACCCCGAAGAGATCGGCGACAGCGTCAGCAACGTCCGCGTGACGATGGACCACTTCGAGCACGCGCTCAAGGAAGTCGGTCCCAGCGTCACCGAGGAGACCCGCGAGCGGTACGACGAAATCGAACAGCGCTTCGACCGGGCCGAACCCGGCGTCACCGACGAGAGCACGGCCAGCCGCACCTTCCAGTAG
- a CDS encoding TrmB family transcriptional regulator sugar-binding domain-containing protein, with product MMAQPGLETHRTQSAVIEAIQSLIDSAEESLTIGVPKSALPVFVPQLSAAIERETLVLLLVHGDASAPTPAYEKIATAVRTIESGITPLLVTADIQRGLTGHAGLLTDSGADYQATEFDNENLAHDEFTMFLGTHWLMGTERYVAPVCAFPRTFSAFQFAVLMAALALRAGTPITARARVISTADRTETTISGPVINARQSLVYPASSKNPAERSLTIETDDGPVTVGGAGATKEAYECLEITLDSADNE from the coding sequence ATGATGGCACAACCCGGGCTGGAAACCCATCGGACCCAGTCGGCAGTCATCGAGGCGATACAATCACTCATTGATAGTGCCGAAGAGAGCCTCACGATTGGGGTCCCAAAATCAGCCCTCCCTGTGTTTGTGCCACAGCTCAGCGCCGCTATCGAGCGGGAGACACTGGTGTTGTTACTGGTCCATGGCGACGCCTCAGCGCCGACTCCGGCGTACGAGAAAATCGCAACAGCGGTCAGAACAATCGAGAGCGGCATCACCCCACTACTCGTGACCGCTGATATCCAGCGCGGACTCACGGGGCATGCCGGACTGCTGACTGACTCGGGTGCGGACTATCAGGCGACCGAGTTCGATAACGAGAACCTCGCACACGACGAATTCACGATGTTCCTCGGCACCCACTGGCTGATGGGGACGGAACGCTACGTCGCTCCCGTGTGTGCGTTCCCGCGGACGTTCTCCGCGTTCCAGTTCGCAGTACTCATGGCGGCGCTGGCGTTGCGCGCAGGGACGCCGATCACTGCTCGTGCGCGGGTAATCTCGACTGCAGACCGGACAGAGACGACGATATCTGGACCAGTGATAAACGCTCGGCAGAGCCTCGTCTACCCTGCATCGAGCAAGAACCCGGCCGAGCGGTCACTCACCATCGAGACCGATGACGGACCGGTCACTGTCGGTGGGGCCGGGGCCACGAAGGAAGCCTACGAGTGTCTCGAAATCACGCTGGACAGCGCTGACAACGAGTGA